GACGAGGGCGTGCTGCTGTGGGGTGGGGTGCGCACCCGGATCGCCGGCACCCGCGCCGGCGACGAGCTGTACCTGCTCCCGGTCGAGGGCGACCCGCTGCCGCCGGTGGGGACGGCGGTGCGCGGCGCCCTGGACGACGAGCGGCGGACGGCGCTGATGCGCACCCACTCGGGGCTGCACGTGCTCACCGGCGTCGTCTTCCGCGACTTCGGGGCGCTGGTCACCGGCGGCAACATGGAGCCGCTGACCGCCCGGATGGACTTCGACCTGGCCGAGGTGCCGGCAGACTTCAAGGACCGGGTCGCCGCGTCGGTCAACGCCGAGCTGGCCGCCGACCGCCGGATCGAGGTCAAGGAGCTGCCGCGCGAGGAGGCGTTCGCGATCCCGGACATCATCCGGACCGCCACCAACCTGCTCCCTCCGGACCTCGAGGTGGTGCGGATCGTGGACATCGTCGGGCTGGACACCCAGGCCGACGGCGGCACCCACGTCGCCTCCACGGCGATGGTCGGCCGGGTCGAGGTCGTGAAGATGGAGAACAAGGGCCGCGGCTTCCGCCGCCTCCGCGTCCGCATCGTCTGACGTTCCACCAAAATGGCCATTTCGGTGGCACGTGGGCCGGGGGTCAGCCGACGGGGCGGCGGCCGACCCGGGGGTGCCAGCCGGCTGGCGGGTCCTCGCCGACCAGCCCGTCCACCGCCTCGCGCAGCAGGTCGGCGTGCCCGGTGTGCCGGCCGTACTCCTCGACCAGGTCGCACAGCAGCCGGCGCACCCCGGCGGGCTCGCCGTCCGGGCCGGTCAGGTCGGCCCGCTGGTCCATCCCGCCGGCGGCCAGGGCGGCGTCCCACCGGGCGCGGGACCGGGCGACGGCGTCGTCCCACAGTGCGTAGAGCCGCTCGGGGGAGTCGTCCGCGGCGGAGGTGAAAGCCCAGTCGCCACCGGCCCACTCCGACTCCCACGGCTCACCGATCGGTGCGCCGCTCAGCCGCCCCGTGGAGACGTCGTCCTCCACCAGCGCCAGGTGCTTGAGCAGGCCGCCGAGGGTGAGGGCGGAGACGCCGACCCGGGCCTGCAGCCCGGCGGCGTCCAGGTCGGCGGCCTTCCAGCGGAAGGTGGTCCGCAGCCGGTCCAGCGCCCCGAGCAGGTGCTCGGCCTCGGTGCCGGCGAAGGGCGGTTCCCAGGGGGTGTCGTCGTCCATGCCGGCACCGTAGGGCCGGGGGCCGACGGATCGTCGTCCTACAGCCGCGACGTCGTCGCCGGGTCCGGAGCGCCGGCGAAGTACTGGGCCAGCACCTGCTCGAACAGCGGCTCGTCGGGCGCCGCCCGGGCGAACAGGGTCATCGACGAGCGCAGCTTCTGCGCGTCGATCGACCCCAGGACGGCGACCGGGT
The Modestobacter marinus DNA segment above includes these coding regions:
- a CDS encoding alanyl-tRNA editing protein codes for the protein MAAAHAGHTHRLDLADATVREWDATVLSADPEQGIVLDRSAFYPGGGGQPPDEGVLLWGGVRTRIAGTRAGDELYLLPVEGDPLPPVGTAVRGALDDERRTALMRTHSGLHVLTGVVFRDFGALVTGGNMEPLTARMDFDLAEVPADFKDRVAASVNAELAADRRIEVKELPREEAFAIPDIIRTATNLLPPDLEVVRIVDIVGLDTQADGGTHVASTAMVGRVEVVKMENKGRGFRRLRVRIV
- a CDS encoding DUF664 domain-containing protein, encoding MDDDTPWEPPFAGTEAEHLLGALDRLRTTFRWKAADLDAAGLQARVGVSALTLGGLLKHLALVEDDVSTGRLSGAPIGEPWESEWAGGDWAFTSAADDSPERLYALWDDAVARSRARWDAALAAGGMDQRADLTGPDGEPAGVRRLLCDLVEEYGRHTGHADLLREAVDGLVGEDPPAGWHPRVGRRPVG